The following are encoded in a window of Archaeoglobaceae archaeon genomic DNA:
- the aroE gene encoding shikimate dehydrogenase, whose amino-acid sequence MLYLGIIGYPISHSISPRIHNAVMEELKIEGRYLAFEVKPSELKEAIFGAKALGFTGLNVTIPYKEEVLKFVKPIGEARLAVNTIDLRKMEGYNTDVYGVEMSFKNSGIDVKDKIALVVGAGGAGKAIALALMKLGARVVLTNRTETRGIEAVKALRGFGHCIFCPWDKIKELKVDIVANATPIGMKGFSKGLPIPEEILKPEMIVFDAVYNPPETQLISKAKEKGCLAIGGLDMLIHQAEKAFEIWTGVKPPVSLMKKVAMDALKVQ is encoded by the coding sequence ATGCTATACTTGGGCATAATAGGGTATCCGATCTCTCATTCGATTTCACCAAGGATTCACAATGCGGTAATGGAAGAGCTGAAAATCGAAGGAAGATATCTGGCATTTGAAGTTAAGCCCTCTGAGTTGAAGGAAGCCATTTTTGGTGCTAAGGCACTCGGATTTACGGGGCTTAACGTTACGATCCCTTATAAAGAAGAAGTGCTGAAGTTCGTAAAACCGATTGGCGAGGCAAGGCTTGCTGTGAATACAATCGATTTGAGAAAGATGGAAGGATATAACACCGATGTTTATGGGGTCGAAATGTCCTTTAAAAATTCTGGGATCGATGTAAAAGATAAAATTGCTCTTGTGGTTGGTGCTGGCGGGGCGGGAAAGGCGATTGCCTTGGCTTTGATGAAATTGGGTGCAAGAGTTGTTTTGACAAACAGAACCGAAACGAGGGGGATTGAGGCAGTCAAAGCCTTACGGGGGTTTGGACACTGCATATTTTGTCCATGGGATAAAATTAAGGAGCTTAAAGTGGACATAGTTGCAAATGCGACTCCAATTGGGATGAAGGGCTTCTCTAAAGGTCTACCAATTCCTGAAGAAATCTTGAAACCTGAGATGATCGTTTTTGACGCAGTTTACAATCCTCCTGAAACCCAGCTGATCTCCAAGGCAAAGGAAAAGGGTTGTTTAGCTATAGGCGGTTTGGATATGCTAATACATCAGGCGGAAAAGGCTTTTGAGATCTGGACAGGAGTTAAACCGCCAGTTAGCCTAATGAAAAAAGTCGCAATGGATGCTTTAAAGGTTCAATAA
- a CDS encoding threonine--tRNA ligase, protein MKLLLIHADYIEYEVKERTKLAEDFEGKGDRVEEVLVVFTSVEKGDNEETAKRAVEEISDVANKVGANRILIYPYAHLSSNLADSETAIKILKMLESELKGFEVKRAPFGWYKAFKISCKGHPLSELSREIGGEEAEITKALRDEKKVVSYWFILKPNGELTKVEEFDFKGFENLRKFASYEMEKRRAVDAIPAHVEFMQKLEIADYENASDSGHIRFYPKGRLIKSLIERFVTQKCIEYGAMEVETPLMYDRNHPTLRKYLERFPARQYILQGDKREFFMRFAACFGQFLMLSDATITYKNLPLKIYELTRYSFRKEQRGELVGLRRLRAFTMPDMHTIVKDMNQAMEEFLRQYKLAVEVLSEIGIKPDDYEVAIRITRDFYEENKDFVKKIAEVLQKPILLEMWDHRFFYFVLKFEFNFIDSLDKASALSTVQIDVENAERYGITFVDSDGNRKTPLILHCSASGAIERVMYALLEKAKFMLDAKRLPMLPVWLSPTQVRIVPVSEKYLEEAKKIAEMLPARVDVDDRNETLNKKIRDANTEWIPYIVVLGEKEIQEGKLTVTVRSESTLEKQKRIQVTVEEFKKILQKDIEGKPFLPLPLPKLLSMRPSFR, encoded by the coding sequence ATGAAGCTACTCCTAATCCACGCTGATTACATTGAATACGAAGTGAAGGAAAGAACAAAACTTGCAGAAGATTTTGAGGGAAAAGGAGACAGAGTTGAAGAAGTTCTCGTTGTCTTTACGTCTGTTGAAAAGGGAGATAATGAAGAGACTGCAAAAAGAGCAGTCGAAGAGATCTCGGATGTTGCAAACAAGGTTGGAGCGAATAGGATTTTGATTTATCCCTATGCTCATCTCTCCTCAAATCTTGCAGATTCTGAGACTGCGATAAAGATTTTAAAAATGCTTGAATCCGAACTCAAGGGTTTTGAAGTGAAAAGAGCACCATTTGGCTGGTATAAGGCTTTCAAAATCTCCTGTAAAGGTCATCCATTAAGCGAGCTCTCAAGGGAGATTGGTGGCGAAGAAGCGGAGATCACAAAGGCTTTGCGTGACGAAAAAAAGGTTGTAAGCTACTGGTTTATCCTTAAACCGAATGGAGAGCTTACAAAAGTTGAAGAATTCGACTTCAAGGGCTTTGAGAACCTGAGAAAATTTGCAAGTTATGAAATGGAGAAGAGAAGGGCGGTCGATGCAATTCCGGCTCATGTTGAATTCATGCAAAAGCTTGAAATTGCAGATTACGAGAATGCAAGCGATTCTGGGCATATAAGGTTCTATCCTAAGGGAAGACTGATAAAAAGCTTGATAGAACGCTTTGTTACCCAGAAATGCATTGAATACGGAGCAATGGAAGTCGAAACTCCGCTAATGTATGATCGCAACCATCCGACATTGCGTAAATACCTTGAGAGATTCCCCGCAAGGCAATATATACTTCAGGGCGACAAAAGAGAGTTTTTCATGCGATTTGCAGCATGTTTTGGGCAATTCTTGATGCTCTCAGATGCAACAATAACTTACAAGAACCTTCCATTGAAAATTTACGAGCTCACAAGGTATTCTTTCAGAAAGGAGCAAAGAGGGGAGCTTGTTGGCTTACGAAGGCTCAGAGCATTTACAATGCCGGACATGCACACAATTGTAAAAGACATGAATCAGGCAATGGAAGAATTTCTCAGGCAGTATAAGCTTGCGGTCGAAGTTCTGAGCGAGATAGGGATTAAGCCAGATGATTACGAGGTTGCAATAAGAATTACGAGAGATTTCTACGAAGAGAATAAAGACTTTGTTAAGAAAATTGCAGAAGTCCTTCAGAAACCAATACTGCTTGAAATGTGGGACCATCGCTTTTTCTACTTCGTTTTAAAGTTTGAATTTAATTTTATTGATTCGCTTGACAAAGCTTCGGCGTTATCGACCGTGCAGATCGATGTCGAGAATGCGGAGAGATACGGAATAACTTTTGTAGACTCTGACGGAAACAGAAAAACCCCGCTGATCTTGCACTGTTCTGCAAGCGGTGCTATAGAAAGAGTTATGTATGCTCTGCTTGAAAAAGCAAAATTCATGCTCGATGCAAAGAGGTTGCCAATGCTTCCAGTTTGGCTTTCGCCCACGCAAGTTAGAATAGTTCCCGTCAGCGAAAAATATCTTGAAGAAGCTAAGAAGATTGCAGAAATGCTACCCGCAAGAGTTGACGTCGATGACCGCAACGAGACTCTGAACAAAAAGATAAGAGACGCAAACACCGAATGGATACCCTACATAGTTGTTCTTGGAGAGAAAGAAATTCAAGAAGGAAAGTTGACCGTAACGGTAAGAAGCGAGTCCACGCTTGAGAAGCAAAAGAGGATTCAGGTTACAGTTGAGGAATTTAAGAAAATTTTGCAGAAAGATATTGAAGGTAAACCATTCCTACCTCTTCCACTTCCGAAGTTGTTATCAATGAGGCCTTCATTCAGGTGA
- the cofH gene encoding 5-amino-6-(D-ribitylamino)uracil--L-tyrosine 4-hydroxyphenyl transferase CofH — protein sequence MMTDTPALELLQDPYETFKLANELRKKAVGDIVTFVVNRNINFTDICVNNCKFCSFRNRRNYILSLEELKKKVEEAVDFGCTEVCIQGGLLPNAGVDFYVSILEAVRDVSKKIHIHAFSPMEIMHMAKNSGLPTVEVLKLLKKEGLGSMPGTAAEILDDCVRQKICPQKLKTHEWVKIIKEAHNTGIPTTATMMYGHIETWEERIKHILLIKQIQRETHGFTEFIPLSFMWKNNELGAKAKGVSGFDDLLVIAIARILLYPEIKNIQASWVKLGVKLAQASLNFGANDLGGTLIEENISKSAGATSGEFISPEELKELIIRAGRIPKQRDTLYNILD from the coding sequence ATGATGACGGATACTCCCGCTCTTGAGCTTTTACAAGATCCATACGAAACTTTTAAACTGGCTAATGAGTTGCGAAAGAAGGCTGTTGGGGACATCGTAACTTTTGTAGTCAACAGAAACATAAATTTCACCGATATTTGTGTAAATAACTGTAAGTTTTGCTCTTTCAGGAATAGACGCAATTATATTCTTTCCCTCGAAGAATTAAAGAAGAAGGTCGAAGAAGCGGTTGATTTTGGATGCACGGAAGTTTGTATTCAGGGAGGCCTTTTGCCAAATGCAGGAGTGGATTTCTACGTCTCGATACTCGAAGCAGTAAGAGATGTTTCCAAGAAGATCCATATCCATGCTTTTTCTCCAATGGAGATTATGCACATGGCCAAAAACAGTGGATTGCCCACAGTTGAGGTTCTGAAACTTCTAAAAAAAGAGGGTTTGGGTTCAATGCCGGGAACTGCAGCAGAGATTCTCGACGACTGTGTTCGACAAAAAATTTGCCCTCAGAAGCTTAAAACTCACGAATGGGTAAAAATAATAAAAGAAGCCCATAATACAGGAATTCCAACAACCGCAACGATGATGTATGGGCACATAGAAACATGGGAGGAAAGAATAAAACACATTCTTCTGATAAAGCAGATTCAGCGAGAGACACATGGTTTTACTGAATTTATTCCACTGTCATTTATGTGGAAAAATAACGAGCTCGGAGCTAAAGCTAAAGGGGTTTCTGGATTCGATGATCTTCTTGTAATCGCAATTGCAAGAATTTTGCTCTATCCAGAGATAAAGAATATTCAGGCTTCATGGGTTAAACTTGGTGTGAAGCTGGCTCAGGCATCGCTGAATTTTGGAGCGAACGATCTTGGTGGAACTCTAATCGAGGAAAACATATCGAAGTCTGCAGGAGCTACGAGTGGAGAATTTATCAGCCCAGAAGAGCTAAAAGAGCTCATAATCAGAGCGGGGAGAATTCCAAAGCAGAGAGATACGCTTTACAATATATTGGATTAG
- the cofG gene encoding 7,8-didemethyl-8-hydroxy-5-deazariboflavin synthase subunit CofG, with the protein MIVTYSRNVFIPLTRNCRNKCWYCGFRSEKINLMSKKSVEELLYKARGAKEALFTFGEKPDQVYPEIKEVLRSWGYSDFLDYVVDMNKLAIKFGFLPHTNAGLLDKEELLKLKPFNASLGLMLEQAVELECHSDSIGKKPELRIKTIREAGKLKIPFTTGILVGIGERKYDREYSLEVISNIHEEFGHIQEVIIQNFKPKKGTKMENNPEPSVEEMLETVKIARDILPEDVAIQIPPNLVNDVYPFLKAGANDLGGISEVTPDYINPEANWPSIEKLREALRNEFILKERLPVYPKFVKLKLFGSAVSELIEVYSDDDGYSRS; encoded by the coding sequence GTGATCGTCACGTATTCAAGAAATGTTTTCATCCCTCTTACCAGAAACTGCCGGAATAAGTGCTGGTATTGTGGATTCAGGAGTGAAAAAATAAATTTGATGAGTAAAAAAAGCGTTGAAGAGCTTTTATACAAAGCAAGAGGTGCAAAGGAGGCTCTTTTCACTTTTGGAGAAAAGCCAGATCAAGTTTATCCTGAAATAAAGGAAGTTCTAAGGAGTTGGGGCTATTCAGATTTTTTAGACTATGTTGTGGACATGAATAAGCTTGCAATAAAGTTCGGTTTTCTTCCACACACAAATGCAGGCCTGCTTGATAAAGAGGAACTTTTGAAACTCAAACCATTCAATGCAAGCCTCGGCCTTATGCTCGAACAGGCAGTTGAGCTGGAATGTCATTCAGACAGCATCGGAAAAAAGCCTGAGCTCAGAATTAAAACAATTAGAGAGGCGGGAAAACTCAAAATTCCATTTACAACTGGAATCCTTGTAGGGATAGGTGAGAGAAAATACGATCGAGAATACTCGCTTGAAGTTATATCCAATATTCACGAGGAGTTCGGGCATATCCAGGAAGTTATAATTCAAAATTTCAAGCCAAAAAAAGGAACCAAAATGGAAAATAATCCAGAACCATCAGTTGAAGAGATGCTCGAGACGGTGAAAATTGCAAGAGATATTTTGCCGGAAGATGTAGCCATTCAGATTCCACCAAATCTCGTCAATGATGTTTATCCATTTTTGAAGGCAGGAGCGAATGATCTTGGAGGGATATCGGAAGTGACGCCAGATTATATAAATCCAGAAGCGAATTGGCCCTCCATCGAAAAATTAAGAGAGGCTTTGAGAAACGAATTTATTCTAAAGGAAAGGCTTCCTGTTTATCCAAAATTCGTAAAGCTTAAATTGTTTGGGAGTGCTGTGAGTGAGCTAATAGAGGTGTATTCAGATGATGACGGATACTCCCGCTCTTGA
- a CDS encoding phosphate uptake regulator PhoU: MMETRKLQLIGGSSYMVSLPKEWVKANKLGQGDEIILEVEDKVITLYPKGFKDDLKVSRVVIDNLKRYDEKFLRRFIYALYIQGIDEILITDRNLNPRLIAKISEIVKSLIGIEIIDASDKVVLRCLTVTDFDVYGVVRRMTQIVLTMIHTILDAMAKNDSSALREIRNLEIDSDRLYLLAVRQEHRLVREFSSPARWNELRLILGIRTVAKLIEEILDNFENFSNYVAELKDTKEKEILVKFLKDLSNAFEMTSRAYFNSDLELSEDSIQLLEEIEKKMVESIEGTSQYRLGLESLLSACRHMKSIGEIALNKSVRETLKMVD, encoded by the coding sequence ATGATGGAGACCAGAAAGCTCCAGTTGATTGGAGGATCGAGCTACATGGTCAGCCTACCAAAGGAGTGGGTAAAAGCAAATAAGTTGGGCCAAGGAGACGAAATAATTCTTGAAGTTGAAGACAAAGTTATAACGCTTTATCCAAAGGGATTTAAGGATGATCTGAAGGTTTCAAGGGTTGTCATTGACAATCTAAAAAGATATGATGAAAAGTTTTTACGTAGATTTATATATGCTTTGTATATACAGGGTATTGACGAAATTCTGATAACTGACAGGAATCTGAACCCGAGACTCATTGCGAAAATTAGCGAGATAGTAAAATCCCTTATAGGCATAGAAATAATCGATGCAAGCGACAAAGTTGTGCTGAGATGCCTTACGGTGACGGACTTTGATGTGTATGGCGTTGTTAGGCGGATGACCCAGATAGTTCTCACGATGATTCATACGATCTTAGATGCAATGGCAAAAAACGATTCTTCTGCTCTTAGAGAGATTAGAAATCTGGAGATAGATTCTGACAGGCTGTATCTTTTGGCGGTAAGGCAGGAACACAGACTAGTAAGAGAATTCTCGAGCCCAGCGAGATGGAATGAGTTGAGGCTGATTCTTGGAATTAGAACAGTTGCAAAACTAATTGAAGAGATCCTCGACAATTTTGAAAATTTCTCGAATTACGTTGCAGAGCTGAAAGATACAAAAGAAAAAGAGATATTGGTCAAATTCCTGAAAGATCTCAGCAACGCCTTTGAAATGACTTCAAGGGCTTATTTCAACTCAGATCTCGAACTTTCAGAGGATTCTATACAATTGCTCGAGGAAATCGAAAAGAAGATGGTGGAGAGCATTGAAGGCACATCGCAGTATCGTTTAGGGTTGGAATCTCTTTTAAGCGCCTGCAGACATATGAAGTCCATAGGAGAGATTGCACTGAACAAATCAGTCAGAGAGACGCTAAAAATGGTAGATTAA
- the ribB gene encoding 3,4-dihydroxy-2-butanone-4-phosphate synthase, translating into MIEEALKAFRRGKPVLIFDFEDREGETDIAIPAQFVKPKDVAMMRIDGGGLICVAIHPLAAKKLGLPFMHDVLRVASEKIPSLSSISNFDIKYDSRSSFSIWVNHRDTFTGITDVDRAKTIKRIGEVVDIVMLNGNFDFGKEFRSPGHVAILRASENLTYNRVGQTELSVALAEMAGIAPAVAICEMLDSETGKALSKEKAMEFAEERNIPFVEGKDVVKHYKEFREIKAKIFI; encoded by the coding sequence ATGATCGAAGAAGCTCTAAAAGCCTTTAGAAGGGGGAAACCCGTTCTGATTTTCGACTTTGAAGACCGTGAAGGTGAAACGGACATTGCAATTCCTGCACAATTTGTAAAGCCGAAAGACGTTGCGATGATGCGAATTGATGGTGGTGGGCTCATTTGTGTAGCGATTCATCCTTTAGCTGCTAAAAAGCTCGGATTGCCTTTCATGCATGATGTATTGCGAGTTGCAAGTGAAAAGATCCCGTCTCTTTCTTCAATTTCAAACTTTGACATAAAATATGACTCAAGAAGCTCTTTCTCGATCTGGGTAAACCATAGGGATACTTTTACAGGCATAACAGACGTGGATAGAGCAAAGACCATAAAAAGAATTGGGGAAGTTGTGGACATTGTGATGCTAAACGGTAATTTCGATTTTGGCAAAGAATTCAGAAGCCCCGGACACGTTGCAATTCTTCGAGCCTCTGAGAATTTAACATACAACAGAGTTGGGCAGACAGAATTAAGCGTAGCACTGGCAGAAATGGCAGGTATAGCCCCTGCAGTTGCCATATGCGAAATGCTTGACAGCGAAACTGGAAAGGCCCTAAGCAAAGAAAAAGCGATGGAGTTCGCTGAAGAGAGGAATATTCCTTTTGTCGAAGGCAAGGATGTTGTGAAACACTACAAAGAGTTTAGGGAAATCAAAGCAAAAATTTTCATTTAA
- a CDS encoding winged helix-turn-helix domain-containing protein/riboflavin kinase, translating into MIETLKILALMNATREVIKVSCKELADKIGQSSQTASRRLKELEAKGLIERNITKDGQFIAITEKGIDALYAEYSDYKKIFETPNVIKIHCIVFSGLGEGRYYVSLEGYRKQFIEKLGIDPFPGTLNLRVLKEHMIIKKRLDFEDGIKIEGFTAENRTFGSVKAFKCRVNDLNAFIVIPQRTHYPGDVLEIISDKKLRDVLNLKDGDSVEVEVIL; encoded by the coding sequence ATGATTGAAACCCTGAAAATCTTGGCACTAATGAATGCTACAAGGGAAGTTATTAAGGTTAGTTGCAAAGAGCTTGCAGATAAAATAGGCCAAAGCTCACAGACAGCCTCAAGAAGATTAAAGGAGCTTGAAGCCAAGGGTCTTATTGAGAGAAACATAACAAAAGACGGTCAGTTCATAGCAATAACTGAAAAAGGTATAGACGCCCTTTATGCCGAATATTCAGATTATAAAAAGATATTTGAGACTCCAAACGTCATAAAAATCCACTGCATAGTTTTTAGCGGTCTTGGCGAGGGTAGATACTATGTATCGCTTGAAGGCTACAGAAAACAGTTCATCGAAAAGCTTGGCATAGATCCATTTCCAGGCACGCTGAACTTGAGAGTTTTGAAAGAGCACATGATAATCAAAAAAAGACTTGATTTCGAAGATGGAATAAAAATCGAGGGTTTTACAGCAGAGAACAGAACCTTCGGTTCTGTCAAAGCATTTAAATGTAGGGTAAATGATCTGAATGCCTTCATTGTGATACCTCAGAGAACTCACTACCCGGGAGATGTTCTCGAAATAATTTCGGACAAAAAGCTTAGAGATGTTTTAAACCTTAAAGATGGAGATTCAGTCGAAGTGGAGGTGATTCTATGA
- a CDS encoding MFS transporter: MHVEFHDPERSLKNFLREGIFSQITASLLTATIISSYLALAGADPFVIGILVAIPNMTTITQIISAKFVEKKSRKKVAVFASFVAKNSILAIAITSLLDGPYEILLFGIFYLIFNICEDLLTVSWSSWMRDLLFGAKMGEMLSKRLAYGKLAAIPIFIFEIWLFEKLDKQAFPILFFLTFLAGVISVYFLRNIEEVKSSRISEPSLITPLKNSNFLKWTFLNSAFCFSLSASRSFFAVYVLQVLGYPIWFIFLFAFIAHTSSIFSLRFAGTISDQFGNKPLLGISIASFVFSAALFILSEFYISLYLLILAYILHGFYTSAPTIAFMNAVADMTRRKHSAPFYAIGNWMQDLFSALGSIFGGLLLIKLAFLGENAFLVLFAFSLVSSLLLLPLLKFYDEFGQPITSALVNLPFLFFKDLEKVYHDIKKLVISKLKRGNLEL; this comes from the coding sequence ATGCATGTAGAATTTCACGATCCTGAGAGAAGCCTGAAAAATTTCCTTAGAGAAGGTATTTTCTCACAGATAACAGCTTCATTGCTCACCGCAACCATCATAAGTTCTTATCTTGCTTTAGCAGGAGCAGATCCTTTTGTTATCGGGATTTTAGTTGCAATACCCAACATGACAACGATTACGCAGATAATCTCGGCAAAATTCGTTGAAAAAAAGAGTAGGAAAAAAGTGGCAGTATTTGCCAGTTTTGTGGCTAAAAATTCGATTTTAGCAATCGCCATTACTTCACTTTTAGATGGGCCATATGAGATTCTTTTATTTGGAATCTTCTACCTAATTTTTAACATTTGTGAAGACCTTCTAACCGTAAGCTGGAGCTCCTGGATGAGAGATCTGCTCTTCGGAGCAAAAATGGGTGAAATGCTATCAAAAAGATTGGCTTACGGAAAATTGGCTGCAATTCCTATTTTTATATTTGAGATCTGGCTCTTTGAAAAGCTCGACAAACAGGCTTTTCCGATTCTCTTCTTTTTAACTTTTCTTGCGGGTGTCATAAGCGTATATTTTCTTAGAAACATTGAAGAAGTAAAATCAAGTAGAATAAGTGAACCAAGTCTCATAACTCCACTTAAAAATAGTAATTTCCTGAAATGGACGTTTTTAAACTCTGCATTCTGCTTTTCCTTAAGTGCCTCGCGTTCATTTTTTGCTGTGTATGTTTTACAGGTTCTTGGATATCCTATCTGGTTTATTTTTCTATTTGCATTTATTGCTCATACCTCCTCCATATTTTCACTAAGATTTGCGGGCACTATATCGGATCAATTTGGCAATAAACCTTTACTCGGTATCTCCATAGCCTCATTTGTCTTCTCAGCTGCTCTCTTTATACTTTCAGAATTCTATATTTCTCTATACTTGCTAATCCTAGCCTACATCCTACATGGCTTCTACACTTCCGCACCCACCATAGCATTTATGAATGCGGTTGCAGACATGACTCGTAGAAAACACTCTGCTCCATTTTATGCTATAGGTAACTGGATGCAAGATTTATTTTCAGCCTTAGGAAGTATTTTTGGTGGTCTATTGCTAATAAAACTTGCATTTTTGGGGGAAAACGCTTTTCTTGTCCTATTTGCCTTTTCTCTCGTATCTTCTTTGCTCCTTCTCCCCCTACTTAAGTTCTATGATGAATTCGGACAGCCAATAACGTCTGCACTCGTAAACTTGCCATTTCTATTTTTTAAAGATCTCGAGAAAGTTTACCACGACATTAAAAAACTCGTGATTTCAAAGTTAAAGAGAGGAAACCTTGAACTTTAA
- a CDS encoding thiamine pyrophosphate-dependent enzyme, translated as MRFFGRGHGACPGCGLTIAVRNVLEALDGKCFVANSTGCLEIISSQYGKNAWGVPYIHSLFDNTAAVACGISEALKALGREDEGKVVVLAGDGATADIGLTLHGMFDRNHDVIYICLDNEAYQNTGHQQSGLTPLGEETTTTPAGKKMLGKTGRKKDMIAIALAHGSPYVATSSAVLPADIRRKVKRAADLYGAKYIQIHCPCVTGWGIDGKDVVKVGNLAIETALYPIVEFENGQLRTVRKIKDRKPVEEYLKLQRRFRHLFADPRGKEVIAEIQKIADYNAEKYGLDIKKE; from the coding sequence ATGAGATTCTTTGGTAGAGGCCATGGAGCCTGTCCGGGATGCGGATTAACTATCGCAGTTCGAAATGTGCTCGAAGCTTTAGATGGAAAATGCTTTGTAGCAAACTCTACTGGCTGTCTCGAGATCATAAGCTCGCAATACGGTAAAAATGCTTGGGGGGTGCCATATATCCATTCACTTTTCGACAATACTGCAGCAGTAGCATGTGGAATTTCTGAGGCACTCAAAGCATTGGGAAGAGAAGACGAGGGCAAAGTTGTTGTTTTGGCAGGCGATGGAGCAACTGCTGACATCGGACTGACCCTACACGGAATGTTCGACAGAAATCATGATGTGATATACATTTGCCTCGACAACGAAGCTTATCAGAACACTGGACATCAGCAAAGCGGTCTAACACCGCTCGGTGAGGAGACGACCACAACACCCGCGGGGAAAAAAATGCTTGGAAAAACTGGTAGAAAAAAGGACATGATTGCGATAGCTTTGGCCCATGGATCACCCTATGTTGCCACTTCCAGTGCAGTTTTGCCTGCGGATATCAGGAGAAAAGTCAAGAGAGCTGCAGATCTCTATGGAGCGAAGTACATACAAATCCACTGCCCCTGCGTTACGGGATGGGGCATTGATGGCAAAGATGTTGTAAAAGTTGGAAATCTTGCGATTGAGACCGCACTCTATCCAATTGTGGAGTTCGAAAATGGACAACTCAGGACGGTAAGAAAAATAAAAGATCGCAAGCCAGTTGAGGAATATCTCAAGCTCCAGCGCAGATTCAGACACCTATTTGCAGATCCAAGAGGTAAAGAGGTAATCGCAGAAATACAGAAAATTGCTGACTACAATGCAGAAAAATACGGTTTGGACATAAAGAAAGAGTGA
- a CDS encoding transketolase C-terminal domain-containing protein, with the protein MMRVVRGFYSVAHAVKLCKPNVICAYPITPQTEIVVNLAEMYANGELQNCRYITAESEFAAASILLGASATGARTFTATCSQGLILMSEVLYNAAGLRLPIVIVNTNRAVSAPLSIWNDLQDSMALRDAGIIQLYVENNQEAHDVIPQAYKIAEDERILLPFMVCMDGFKLTHAYEPVDLLDQELVDSFLPPYKPKAYMTTKRSLAFGCYAPPHIYMEFRVAMQNAMERAKTIMENVFREWAEISGRDWGGHLEVVNPDAKAFVVAVGSVVGLLRKVVEDLQKEGLKVGLIKLRTFRPFPTEELRKALSEAEKIIVIDRSVSLGYEGNLSIELKSALYGMSAEIVSMIIGLGGRDIPKDFLEKLVRDALAGKEKSGFKGVKEFEEVIP; encoded by the coding sequence ATGATGAGGGTCGTAAGGGGATTTTATTCCGTTGCTCATGCTGTAAAATTATGCAAACCAAACGTGATATGTGCTTATCCAATTACCCCCCAAACTGAAATCGTTGTAAATCTTGCAGAAATGTATGCAAATGGAGAACTGCAAAATTGTAGATATATAACTGCAGAATCCGAATTTGCTGCAGCAAGTATTCTATTAGGAGCATCTGCAACAGGAGCAAGGACTTTTACAGCAACCTGCAGTCAGGGACTAATATTGATGAGTGAAGTTCTCTACAATGCTGCTGGTTTGAGATTGCCAATCGTTATCGTAAATACGAACAGAGCGGTTTCAGCTCCTCTAAGCATCTGGAACGATCTTCAGGATAGCATGGCTTTAAGAGATGCCGGGATAATTCAGCTTTATGTTGAGAATAATCAGGAGGCGCATGACGTGATTCCACAGGCTTACAAAATTGCCGAAGATGAAAGAATTCTTCTACCTTTCATGGTCTGTATGGATGGCTTCAAACTAACACACGCTTATGAACCCGTAGACCTGCTTGATCAAGAGTTGGTTGACAGCTTTCTGCCCCCATATAAACCAAAGGCCTACATGACAACAAAAAGATCTCTTGCATTCGGTTGCTACGCTCCACCACACATTTACATGGAGTTCAGGGTTGCAATGCAGAATGCAATGGAGAGGGCAAAGACAATAATGGAAAATGTATTCAGAGAATGGGCAGAGATCTCGGGCAGAGACTGGGGCGGGCATCTGGAAGTTGTAAATCCAGATGCAAAGGCATTTGTTGTTGCAGTGGGCTCGGTTGTTGGTCTACTCAGAAAAGTTGTGGAGGACTTGCAGAAAGAAGGATTAAAGGTTGGGCTAATAAAGCTAAGAACGTTCAGACCGTTCCCTACAGAAGAATTAAGGAAAGCCCTAAGCGAAGCGGAGAAGATAATTGTTATTGACCGTTCTGTAAGCCTTGGATATGAAGGAAATCTGTCGATAGAGCTTAAATCCGCTCTCTACGGAATGTCCGCAGAAATAGTTTCGATGATTATTGGACTCGGTGGGAGAGATATCCCAAAGGACTTTCTGGAAAAATTGGTAAGAGACGCATTGGCAGGAAAAGAAAAGAGCGGTTTTAAGGGTGTCAAGGAATTTGAAGAGGTGATCCCATGA